Below is a window of Vibrio fortis DNA.
GAACAGATCATTGAAGCAGCGCAAGCGGGTGTAAATGGTTACATTGTTAAGCCTTTCACTGCTGCAACGCTAAAAGAAAAACTAGATAAGATTTTTGAGCGTTTATAAGCCTCAAGAAGAAAGATTTAGGCGCTTCTAGGGAAGCAATAACTTTTTGGTTTCCCGTTTTTCCCATAGATGATTGAAGCGTCGTAGTATATGCGGAGTAAGGCCGAACTCAGGATGATTTCATTAGAACAAGCAAAAAAATTAGTAGAGCTGCTTGAAAACGATGAGCAGCAACAAGCTGATTCTCTTGTTAGAAGCATGTATGAAGAGAATGTTAGTCTTCAAGACAACCCAATGCTTCAAGAAATAGGTTCTCTGACCCGCGATCTCCATGACTCTTTGACACAATTCAATTTCGATGAGCGCATTAGCGTTATCGCAAATGATGAAATCCCAGATGCTCGGGATCGCCTTCAATATGTCATTGATAAAACGGAAGTCGCTGCAAATAAAACGATGGACGCAGTCGATCGTTGTATGCCAATCGCAGACAACCTACACGAGTGTTTACTTCAAGTAAGGCCTCAATGGAATGAACTGATGCATGGCCGCATTGAGCTGGCACAATTTAAAGCTTTATGTCACCGCATTGATGGATTACTTGTTCAGGTAGAAGGTGATAGCACCGAACTGCGCGGACAACTGACTGAAATCTTGATGGCTCAAGACTTCCAAGATCTAACTGGCCAAATCATTGGTAAAGTTATCACTCTTGTAAATGAAGTCGAAGGCCGTTTAGTAGAGATCCTAACCGCATTTGGAGCGGATCAAACTAGCCAAAATAAAGAGACCGATAAGAAAGCGGCAACCGCACCTGAAGGGCCAATCATGAACCCTGAAGAGCGAGAAGACGCAGTGGCATCTCAAGATGAAGTCGATGACTTGTTATCCAGTCTTGGATTTTAAAGGTAACGTATGAGCTACGAATTAGACGAAGACATTCTTCAGGACTTTTTAGTCGAAGCGGGTGAGATTCTTGAACTACTTTCTGAACAGTTAGTAGAGCTTGAGAATAACCCTGATGATAAAGATCTACTAAATGCTATTTTCCGAGGTTTCCATACCGTGAAGGGTGGTGCAGGCTTCCTTGCACTTACTGAACTGGTAGACACCTGTCATGGCGCCGAGAATGTGTTCGACATTCTAAGAAATGGCCAACGTAGCGTAACGGCAGGCTTGATGGATACTATGCTTCAAGCTCTGGACACCGTTAACGTGCAGTTCCAAGCTGTTCAAGATCGAGAGCCTCTAGAGCCTGCAGATCAATCTCTGCTGGATGAGTTGCATCGTCTATGTAAGCCAGAATCAGAGGACGAGGTGGTTGCTGCTCCTGCACCTGCAGTTGAAGCGCCAGCACCCGTTGTTGAGCCTGTTGTGACTCCTGAACCGGCTGCGCCAGTTGAAACTAACATCAATGCATCATCAGTAGATGAAATCTCTCAAGATGAATTCGAAAGATTATTGGATGAACTGCATGGTAAAGGTGGTTCACCAACAGCGGCAACAGTAGAGGCGACACCGCCTCCAGCTCCTGCTGCTCCAACACCAGTAGCGGATAGCGGCGATATCACTGACGATGAGTTTGAAAAGCTGCTCGACGAGCTGCACGGTGCAGGCAAAAGCCCATCTAATGCGAGCGCGCCACCACCACCTCCGCCAGCCGCGCCGGTTGCCCCTGTTTCTGCAAGTGCAGATGGTGACGATCTGATGACGGACGAAGAGTTTGAAAAGCTGCTCGATCAACTGCACGGCTCTGGTAATGGACCATCAGCAGAAGAGTTAGATGCCGCGACCAAACCAGCGGAAGTTAAACCAGCTCCGACCCCAGTAGCGACAGCGCCTCAGCCTGTTGCAGCACCGGCAGCGGTACAAACACCTGAACCAGTTGCGCCAGCGCCTGTTAAATCAGAAGCAAAAGCGCCAGCAGCGAAGAAACAACAAGCTGAAGCGACTGTGCGTGTTGATACCTCAACACTTGATACCATCATGAACATGGTTGGTGAGCTAGTGTTGGTACGTAACCGCCTAGTGAGCTTAGGTTTAAACAGTAATGACGAAGAAATGTCGAAGGCTGTTTCAAACCTAGACGTTGTTACTGCAGACCTACAAGGTGCAGTAATGAAAACGCGTATGCAGCCAATCAAGAAAGTGTTTGGCCGTTTCCCGCGCGTTGTACGTGACTTGGCTCGTAGCCTTAAGAAAGACATTGTACTTGAGATGCGTGGTGAAGAGACCGATCTCGATAAGAACCTAGTAGAGGCTCTTGCGGATCCATTGATTCACTTGGTTCGTAACTCAGTTGACCATGGTATTGAGATGCCAGAAGCACGTGTTGCTGCTGGAAAGTCTCGTACTGGTAAAGTGATTCTATCTGCTTCTCAAGAGGGTGATCATATCGAACTGGCTATCGTTGATGATGGCGGCGGTATGGATCCAGATAAGCTTCGTGCAATTGCGGTGAAACGTGGTTTGATGGATGAAGATGCAGCATCTCGTCTAACAGACAAAGAGTGTTTCAACCTGATCTTTGCACCGGGCTTCTCAAGTAAAGAACAAATTTCAGATATCTCTGGCCGTGGTGTAGGTATGGACGTAGTAAAAACTGCGATCAACACGCTGAATGGTTCAATCGATATCGACTCAGAAATGGGTAAGGGAACGAAGATCACCATCAAGGTTCCACTGACACTAGCGATCCTACCGACACTAATGGTTGGTGTTGCTGGTCACCCATTCGCACTGCCATTGGCATCAGTAAACGAGATCTTCCACTTAGATCTAAGCCGTACCAACGTGGTTGATGGTCAGTTGACTATCATCGTTCGTGAAAAATCGATCCCGCTGTTCTATCTACAGAACTGGTTAGCGCCAAAAGCAGGTATCGTCGAGCTACGTAAAGGTCATGGTCATGTCGTTATTGTACAGCTAGGAAGCCAACGAGTTGGTTTTGTGGTTGATACTTTGATCGGTCAAGAAGAAGTGGTTATTAAGCCTCTAGATAATTTGCTACAAGGCACGCCAGGTATGGCGGGAGCGACGATCACGAGTGATGGTCATATCGCTCTTATCTTAGATGTACCAGATCTACTGAAGCAGTACGCAGCAGCGTCTAGAATTTAATTTAAGGATAAATATGGCGATTAAAGTATTAGTCGTTGATGATTCGAGCTTTTTCCGTCGTCGAGTAAGTGAGATCATCAATTCAGAGGCGCGCCTAGAAGTCATTGATGTTGCCGTAAACGGCAAGGAAGCGGTCGAAAAAGCCAAAAGGCTAAGACCAGATGTCATCACAATGGATATTGAGATGCCAGTTATGGACGGTATTACAGCCGTCCGTGAAATCATGGCGGCAACACCGACGCCTATCCTAATGTTCTCTTCGCTGACTCATGATGGCGCGAAGGCAACGCTGGATGCGTTGGATGCTGGCGCATTAGATTTCTTACCGAAAAAGTTCGAAGATATTGCTCGTAACCGTGACGATGCAGTTTCATTGCTACAGCAGCGAGTGATTGAGATTGCATCAAAGCGTGCACTACTAAGACGCACAGCTTCGATTTCACGCCCAGTGACTCCAGTTGCGTCAACAGTGACACCAGCGACTTCGTCATTGCGTCAACCGGCTGCTCCAGCTAAACCTGCCGCAGCTAAGTTCCGCGCATCGGGTAAAAAGTATCAATTGACTGCAATTGGTACTTCGACCGGCGGTCCAGTAGCACTACAGAAAATTTTGACGCGCATCCCTGCGAATTACCCACACCCTATTGTGTTAATTCAACATATGCCGGCGACATTTACGGCAGCCTTTGCAAGCCGTCTGAACACCTTGTGTAAGATTGAAGTACGCGAAGCCCAAGATGGCGACATCTTGAAGCCAGGCGTTGCTTACCTCGCACCAGGTGGCAAACAGATGATGATTGATGGTCGCCCAGGTTCTGCTCGACTGCGTATCATTGATGGCGGCGACCGCATGAACTACAAACCTTGTGTGGATGTGACTTTCGGTTCTGCAGCCAAGATCTACGCTGACAAAGTACTGTCTATGGTACTGACAGGCATGGGAGCTGATGGCCGTGAAGGTGCGCGCATGCTGAAATCTGCGGGCTCAACTATCTGGGCTCAAGATGAAGACAGCTGTGTGGTGTATGGCATGCCTCAAGCGGTTGCTAAAGCGGGCATTTCAACTGAAGACCTTCCTCTTGAGCGTATTGCTGAGAGAATGTTGGTCGAAGTTGGTTTAGCTTAGGTAGCACATCATGATTGTTTGGAGTGTTGCAAACCAAAAAGGTGGTGTTGGTAAAACCACAACAACCGTAACCTTAGCTGGGCTTTTGAGTCAAAAAGGTCATCGTGTTTTGTTGGTAGATACCGACCCACATGCATCACTGACAACGTATCTGGGTTACGACTCAGATACGGTTGAATCCAGTTTGTTTGATCTGTTTCAGTTGCGTGAGTTTACGCCTGAGACAGTCACCCCTCTGACTTTGCAAACCGAAGTTGAGGGTATTGATATCATTCCTGCACATATGTCTTTGGCTACCTTAGACAGAGTGATGGGAAACCGCAGTGGTATGGGCTTAATTTTGAAGCGCGCACTGGCGGCGGTAAAAGATGAATATGATTACGTGTTGATCGACTGTCCACCGATCCTTGGTGTGATGATGGTGAACGCGTTAGCGGCAAGCGATCGCATCTTGATCCCGGTACAGACAGAGTTCTTGGCAATGAAAGGCCTAGAGCGAATGATTCGTACCCTGACAATCATGCAGAAATCACGCAAAGCACCATTTAAGGTGACGATTGTTCCTACTATGTACGACAAGCGCACCAAGGCGTCGCTGCAAACATTGACGCAATTGAAGCATGACTACCCGAATCAAGTGTGGACATCAGCCGTACCGATTGACACTAAGTTTAGAGATGCGAGTTTGAAGCGTTTGCCTGCGTCTCACTTTGCATCCGGTAGCCGTGGCGTATTTGCTTATAAGCAGTTGCTTATCTATCTCGAGAGGCTGGGTATTAATGAGCTCCAGTAAAGATTCAGTCATCGAGCAAGCCAGTTTATCGAGTGAACAAGCACTCGATGATTATTTCACGGCGTTACTTGACGAAAGCTTTGAAACTGAAGAGATTTCGGTTGACGCTGAAGTCGACGAACAACAAGCTAAAGAGCCAGAGCCAGAGCCAGAGCCAGAGCCAGAGCCAGAGCCAGAGCCAGAGCCAGAGCCAGAGCCAGAGCCAGAGCCAGAGCCAGAGCCAGAGCCAGAGCCAGAGCCAGAGCCAGAGCCAGAGCCAGAGCGAAAATTGGCTGAATATTCGAGTTACTCTGAGATTCGCTCAGCTGAGTTTGAAGTCCCAAATTTGGAGGACGTTCAAAAGCTACTGAGCCAACTAGAGTCGACAAATATCGTTGAAGAGTTAAATCTCGACGACTTGATGGATCAGAACACACAACAAATTGCGCTCCATTCGACGACCACTGTCGATGTGGCGACTGAAACGGAATTGGCACCAAAGATGGAAATGGCTTCGCCATCTCTTGAAATTGAAACGCCAGAGCCGCCTGTTGCCGAGCTGCAAGTTGAAGAAGAGATTCAAAGTTGGGACATCGAAGAGCCCGTTTTTGAAAATGTAGCTGAACCAGAGCCTCAAGTGTTCACTGAACCGGTATATCAGCCAAGTGTTGAAGCCGTTGAAGAGACGGTGACTGTTCAGGAAGATTTGGAAACTGTTAAGCAAGAAACTGAGCTAGAAACTCAAGCGGGTGGAGCCAGTAGCTTCACGTCGTGGGAGAGCACGGTTCGTAGCGAAGATTTCCAAGTACTCTACTTTGATGTGAATGGTGTGACATTTGCTGTTCCATTGGATGAACTTGGTGGCATACACCGTTTAGAAGAGCTGAGCCATCTAATTGGTCGCCCAGCTTGGTATTTAGGCCTTCAATCTAATAGAGATAGTCAATTAGATGTGGTCGATACCGCAAAATGGGTGATGTCTGAGAAGTTAACCAGTGACGAATACAAAGAAAACTATCAATATATAGTGATGCTTGGTGAGAGCATGTGGGGACTGGCGAGCACAGAGCTCAAAGGTACCGAGCTCTTAAATACAGATAAAGTACGCTGGCGAGAAATGGCGGGTAAACGTCCATGGCTCGCGGGTATGGTTAAAGAAAAAATGTGTGCTTTGATTCATGTTGAAGCATTGATCGCCATGCTAAATGCAGGGTTAGATGTAAAAGCATTAGATTAATAATAGTGAGCCGGTAACGGCGGCAAGAGGATTGAATATGTCTCAATTGAGTGAAGTTGAAGTAAGAAAAGATCAAATCAATGATGAAGTACTTCAATGGGTGACATTCCAACTTGAAGAAGAAACTTACGGCATCAACGTAATGCAGGTGCGTGAAGTTCTTCGTTATAGTGAGATTGCTCCAGTACCAGGTGCTCCGGACTACGTACTAGGTATTATTAACCTACGTGGTAACGTTGTAACAGTTATCGATACGCGTTCACGTTTTGGCCTAATGCAAGGCGAGATCACTGACAACACTCGTATCATCGTTATCGAATCTGAGCGCCAAGTAATTGGTATCCTAGTTGATAGTGTGGCAGAGGTTGTTTACCTTCGTTCTTCTGAAATCGATACTACGCCAAGCGTTGGTACTGATGAAAGTGCTAAGTTCATCCAAGGTGTAAGCAACCGTGACGGTAAGCTTCTGATCCTTGTCGATTTGAACAAGCTACTAAGCGAAGACGAATGGGATGAGATGGCTCACCTGTAATGTTTGAAGCGCTGCCTTTAAGCCCAGCCGCACTGATTATTGGGGTTGGGTGTTTTACGCTATTTATTGTTGTGCTGCTGGGCAAAGTGAAAAGTGTCCTACAAAAGCAGCTCGACCACTCTCGCGCGCAAGTTCGTAGCTTGGAAAAAGAACTCCAAAAATCGAGCAAGCAGTTGCTAGAGGTGCGCTCTGTTGTGGTTGGCCTTGGCCAAAAAGTGACAGAGCAAGAAGATGTTATTAAGCATCTAAATGAGCGTATTGTTGAGTTAGAGCATGCCGACACTGACGGAAGACTCTATACTCGTGCGACTAAAATGGTTCAGCTTGGTGCTGGAATTAACGAGCTGATCGAAGAGTGTGAACTGCCAAAAGCGGAAGCTGAGCTAATGATGTCTCTACAGAACAAATTAGCGGGCAAAGAAAAAATCCCATCTCTTCGTAGTAATCCATCATCTTATGATGAGCAGCCTAAGTCTTACGACCGCCGCAAGCCGCCACGTCGCTAAAATAAGTTAAGCGCGAAATCGCGAATCTAAAAAAGAAGCTCAGGCTTCTTTTTTTGTATTTGATGTTTATGCATTGTGAAATCTTACTTATAGAACGCTGTGTCTAAGTGTTTGTATCTTTGAGATATTATGCTTTAAACATAAAATGTGTAAATTTTGACACAGCGTTAACAGTTTCTTACTGAGTTTGTTCTTTCGCAAAGACCTATTCCTGTTTTGTCACCATAATGGTGTGCTACTATACCCCTCTTATTATTGGACCTATATTTCCTATGTTAGAAGTCTCAAATTTAACCGCTATTCGTGACGAAAGAGTTCTCTTTGAATCTTTGTCTTTTCAACTCAAAGCTGGCGAACTCGTTCAGGTTGAGGGAAGAAATGGTACCGGCAAGACGACACTACTTAGGATCATCACCGGATTAGGCGATCGAGACGAAGGCACCATTTCATGGGATGGCCAGTCAATTGAGTCCAATCGCGATGCTTATCATCAAAATCTTCTGTTTCTTGGACACCAAACCGGTGTTAAACGAGAGCTAAGTGCTTATGAGAACTTGAGCTTTTACCAATCCATTCATAGTGGTAAGGCGAGTAAAGAAGAACTTTACAGTGCATTGGCGCAAGTGGGTTTAGCTGGTCGAGAAGATGTACCCGCGGGGCAGTTGTCTGCTGGTCAGCAACGACGTGTAGCATTAGCTCGCCTGTGGTTAAGTAAGCAGATGCTGTGGATTTTAGATGAGCCGTTAACGGCAATCGACAAGCAAGGTGTGAAAGTTCTCGAGAATTTATTTTCACAGCATGCAGATAACGGCGGAATTGTGCTACTAACAACGCACCAAGATATGTTCGCTGATAGCCCGAAACTAAGAAAAATAAAGCTGGGTGAATAATATGATCGCTTCAATGACAATGATTATCCGACGTGAACTACTTATAGCGTTTCGTCGTCAGGCCGATATTTTCAACCCTTTGTGGTTTTTTATTATCGTTATCACCTTGTTTCCATTGAGTATTGGTCCAGAGCCTAATCTTCTAGCTCGCATCTCTGCGGGTATTGTTTGGGTCGCAGCTCTGCTATCGGCACTGCTCTCATTAGAGCGACTATTTCGAGACGATTTTCAGGATGGGGCACTAGAACAGATGATGCTCATGCCCATCCCGTTGCAGTTGGTAGTATTGTCCAAGGTCATAGCACACTGGTTATTGACTGGTTTACCATTAATTTTAATTAGTCCGCTTTTGGCCGTTCTGCTATCGCTGGATTTCGATACATGGCTCTCGGTTGTGTTGACCTTAATGATAGGGACGCCCGCGTTGAGTTTTATTGGTGCTATCGGTGTTGCACTGACGGTTGGGCTGCAAAAAGGGGGCGTGCTACTGAGCTTGCTTATCCTGCCGCTTTACATCCCAATTTTGATCTTTGCGACCTCTGCGATTGATGCCGCAGCACTGGGTGTTGCGTATAACGGTCAATTGGCTGTGTTAGGCGCGATGCTGATGGGTGCGATGACGTTAACACCATTTGCTATCAGTGCCGCCTTACGTGTGAGCGTGAACTAACTAAATAGATTTTGGTGTGAACTAATTAACACCATTGGACTCCTAGAGTCGCCATACGGAAAGCAACCGTAGATAAATTATAATAACTATAGCTTTAACAGCTGTAAGTAATATGAAGTAAGAGTGAGATTACAACATGTGGAAATGGCTCCATCCCTACGCCAAAGCGGAAACCTCTTATCAGCTTGCTGGTAAGCTTCTGCCATGGTTCTCAGTTCTAGCACTAGTGTGTCTATCCGTTGGTACCGTTTGGGGGCTTGCATTTGCGCCTTCTGATTACCAGCAAGGTGATAGCTTTAGAATTATCTACATTCACGTTCCATCAGCAATTTGGTCGATGGGTGTGTACATGTCTATGGCGATTGCTGCGTTTATTGGCCTAGTGTGGCAAGTGAGATTGTCTGACATGGCTTCACTGGCAATGGCTCCGATTGGTGCCGTGTTTACCTTTATTGCGCTATTGACTGGTGCGGTTTGGGGTAAGCCAATGTGGGGTGCTTGGTGGGTTTGGGACGCACGTTTAACTTCAGAACTGATCTTACTATTTTTGTACTTGGGCGTTATCGCTCTGCACCACGCTTTTGATGATCAGAAAACAGCGGCAAAAGCAGCAGGCATTCTTGCTATTGTCGGTGTGATTAACCTACCTATTATTCACTTCTCAGTAGAGTGGTGGAATACACTGCACCAAGGTGCAACGATCACTAAGTTCGATAAGCCATCGATCTCAAGCGATATGTTGTGGCCACTGCTTCTTAATATTTTCGGTTTTGCATTCTTCTTCGGCGCCGTCACTATGGTTCGTTTCCGTAACGAAATCATCAGCAAAGAAGGTCATCGTCCGTGGGTCCGCAAACTAGCGGCAGAAAAAGCGTAATCGGGTAGGTAACTATGTATTTTGAATCTCTAAGTGATTTCTTTGCGATGGGCGGTTACGCCTCTTACGTTTGGAGTGCATTCGGAATCACTTTTCTTGCGATGATCATCTTGCTGGTAGTCAGCGTTCGTCGTGGTAAGCAATTGCTCAATGAAGTACAAGCTAAAGTTGATCGCCAAGCGCGAATCGACGCAGCGAAAAAAATGGAGAACACTCTATGAACCCAAGGCGTAAAAAGAGACTGGGTATTGTCCTAGCTATTTTTATTGGTATTAGTGCAACTGTCGGCCTGATGGTTTATGCATTGAATCAAAACATGGATCTGTTCTACACACCAACGGAATTGGTAAACGGTAAAGACGGCCACAAGCCAGAAGTAGGTCAACGCCTACGTATTGGTGGCATGGTTGTTGTTGGCTCTGTGAAGCGTGATAACGAATCTTTGCGCGTGAGCTTCGATTTAGCGGATGTTGGCCCTAAGGTGACCATTCTTTACGATGGTATTCTTCCTGATCTTTTCCGTGAGGGGCAAGGTATTGTCGCTCAAGGCGTATTAAAAGATGCAACAACCATCGAAGCGTTTGAAGTTCTAGCTAAGCACGATGAAGAGTACATGCCTTCTGAAGTGGCTGAAGCGATGAAAAAGACACACGAGCCTTTGCAATACTCGACTGAACAAAAAGAAGGAAGTGCTCAATGATAGCCGAGATCGGCCACTTTGCCATGATCCTATCGCTAGGATTGGCATTGTTGCTGAGTGTGCTCCCACTCTACGGAGCTGCTCGCAATAACACTTTGCTGATGAACAGTGCTCGCCCACTTTCTTGGGGCATGTTCATCTTCCTAGCGATTTCGTTTTTTATTCTATGTTACGCATTTTATACCAACGATTTTACGTTGCAGTATGTTGCAAGTAACTCTAACAGCCAGCTTCCTTGGTACTACCGTATAACGGCGGTATGGGGTGCGCACGAAGGCTCACTACTACTTTGGGTACTTATCCAAGCTGGTTGGACTGTTGCGGTAGCGGTGTTTAGCCGTGGTATGCCACAAGAGTCGGTAGCACGTGTTCTGGCGATCATGGGTCTTATCACTGTCGGCTTCTTGCTGTTCATCATTGTGACCTCAAACCCGTTCTTACGTACCTTGCCATTCTTCCCTGTTGACGGTCGTGACCTTAACCCGCTTCTTCAAGATCCTGGTTTGATCATTCACCCGCCAATGCTTTACATGGGTTATGTAGGCTTCTCGGTTGCGTTCTCGTTTGCTATCGCATCACTCATGAGTGGTCGTTTAGATACAGCGTGGGCACGTTGGTCACGTCCTTGGACTATCGCAGCTTGGTTATTCCTAACTCTAGGTATCGCACTAGGTTCATGGTGGGCTTACTACGAACTAGGCTGGGGCGGCTGGTGGTTCTGGGATCCAGTAGAAAATGCGTCATTCATGCCTTGGCTCGCAGGTACTGCACTCATGCACTCTCTAGCAGTGACAGAGAAGCGCGGTACATTTAAAGCATGGACAGTACTATTGGCAATCTCAGCATTCTCGTTGAGCTTACTAGGTACCTTCTTAGTTCGTTCAGGTATCTTGGTATCGGTTCACGCCTTTGCTTCGGACCCTGCTCGCGGTATGTTCATCTTAGGCTTCTTGGTCTTTGTCATTGGTGGTTCTCTACTTCTGTTTGCAGTGAAAGGTGCAGCAGTACGAGTTCGTGGTAACTTCGATCTTGTGTCTCGTGAGAACTCACTGCTTGCTAATAACGTTCTACTAATCGCAGCACTTGTGGTTGTGCTTGTCGGTACGCTATTACCACTTGTACACAAACAGATTGGCCTTGGTTCAGTATCTATCGGTGCACCGTTCTTCGATATGTTGTTCTTCTGGTTGATGATTCCATTCTCGTTCCTACTTGGTATCGGTCCACTGATCCGTTGGAAACGTGACAACCTGTCTAAGCTTGTTAAGCCAATGGTTGTATCTGGTGTGCTATCAATCGGTCTAAGTTGGCTGATGGTAAGCGTACTAGCTGAGTACTTCAGTGGAACAGCGTTTGCTGGTTGGGTAATGGCATTCTGGATCATCTTCATGCACGGCTTTGAACTGCATGAACGTGCCACACACCGTCACAGCTTCTGGACTGGTGTGACTAAGATTCAACGTAGCCACTGGGCGATGATGCTGGGTCACCTTGGTCTTGCAGTTACTGTTATCGGTATTGCAATGGTTCAAAACTACAGCATTGAACGCGATGTGCGTTTGGCTCCAGGTGAGTACTACCAGCTTGAAGAGTACGATTTCTACTTCGCAGGTGTTCGCGACAAAGATGGTCCGAACTACGATGGCTACATCGCTGATTTTGAGATCACTAAAGATGGCAAGTACATCAATACGCTACATGCAGAGAAACGTTTCTACACCACAGCTAAGTCTATGATGACAGAAGCTGCGATTGATCGTGGCATCACTCGTGACCTATACATCGCAATGGGTGAGCGTCTTGATGACAACAAATCGTGGGCTGTACGTGTTTATTACAAACCGTTTGTTCGTTGGATCTGGGCTGGTTCTTTGATCATGTCACTCGGTGGTGCCATTGCGATCAGTGACCGTCGTTACCGTTTCCGCAAGCCAGCGAAAAAGACAGCCGAGAAGCAGGAGGCTTAATGAATAAGAAGATACTTTTCATTCCATTGATTGCTTTTATGGCATTGGCTGTCATTTTTGCAACTCAGCTTGTACGCAATCAGTCGGGCGATGACCCGACTAAGCTAGAGTCAGTATTGATCGGTAAAGAAGTTCCTGAGTTCCGTCTAGAAGATCTAGCGGAGCCGGGCAAGCTTTACGACCAAGCGGTATTCAAAGGCGAGCCTCTGCTTCTAAACGTTTGGGCAACTTGGTGTCCAACGTGTTACGCAGAGCACTCATACTTGAATAAACTGGCGGCGCAGGGCGTTAAGATCATCGGTTTGAACTACAAAGATGATCGTAACAAAGCAGTTGGCTGGTTGAATGAGCTTGGTAACCCTTACCTAATCAGCTTATTTGATGGCAATGGTATGCTGGGCTTAGACCTAGGCGTATACGGTGCTCCAGAAACGTTTC
It encodes the following:
- the ccmB gene encoding heme exporter protein CcmB gives rise to the protein MIASMTMIIRRELLIAFRRQADIFNPLWFFIIVITLFPLSIGPEPNLLARISAGIVWVAALLSALLSLERLFRDDFQDGALEQMMLMPIPLQLVVLSKVIAHWLLTGLPLILISPLLAVLLSLDFDTWLSVVLTLMIGTPALSFIGAIGVALTVGLQKGGVLLSLLILPLYIPILIFATSAIDAAALGVAYNGQLAVLGAMLMGAMTLTPFAISAALRVSVN
- a CDS encoding heme ABC transporter permease — encoded protein: MWKWLHPYAKAETSYQLAGKLLPWFSVLALVCLSVGTVWGLAFAPSDYQQGDSFRIIYIHVPSAIWSMGVYMSMAIAAFIGLVWQVRLSDMASLAMAPIGAVFTFIALLTGAVWGKPMWGAWWVWDARLTSELILLFLYLGVIALHHAFDDQKTAAKAAGILAIVGVINLPIIHFSVEWWNTLHQGATITKFDKPSISSDMLWPLLLNIFGFAFFFGAVTMVRFRNEIISKEGHRPWVRKLAAEKA
- the ccmD gene encoding heme exporter protein CcmD, with the translated sequence MYFESLSDFFAMGGYASYVWSAFGITFLAMIILLVVSVRRGKQLLNEVQAKVDRQARIDAAKKMENTL
- the ccmE gene encoding cytochrome c maturation protein CcmE, coding for MNPRRKKRLGIVLAIFIGISATVGLMVYALNQNMDLFYTPTELVNGKDGHKPEVGQRLRIGGMVVVGSVKRDNESLRVSFDLADVGPKVTILYDGILPDLFREGQGIVAQGVLKDATTIEAFEVLAKHDEEYMPSEVAEAMKKTHEPLQYSTEQKEGSAQ
- a CDS encoding heme lyase CcmF/NrfE family subunit yields the protein MIAEIGHFAMILSLGLALLLSVLPLYGAARNNTLLMNSARPLSWGMFIFLAISFFILCYAFYTNDFTLQYVASNSNSQLPWYYRITAVWGAHEGSLLLWVLIQAGWTVAVAVFSRGMPQESVARVLAIMGLITVGFLLFIIVTSNPFLRTLPFFPVDGRDLNPLLQDPGLIIHPPMLYMGYVGFSVAFSFAIASLMSGRLDTAWARWSRPWTIAAWLFLTLGIALGSWWAYYELGWGGWWFWDPVENASFMPWLAGTALMHSLAVTEKRGTFKAWTVLLAISAFSLSLLGTFLVRSGILVSVHAFASDPARGMFILGFLVFVIGGSLLLFAVKGAAVRVRGNFDLVSRENSLLANNVLLIAALVVVLVGTLLPLVHKQIGLGSVSIGAPFFDMLFFWLMIPFSFLLGIGPLIRWKRDNLSKLVKPMVVSGVLSIGLSWLMVSVLAEYFSGTAFAGWVMAFWIIFMHGFELHERATHRHSFWTGVTKIQRSHWAMMLGHLGLAVTVIGIAMVQNYSIERDVRLAPGEYYQLEEYDFYFAGVRDKDGPNYDGYIADFEITKDGKYINTLHAEKRFYTTAKSMMTEAAIDRGITRDLYIAMGERLDDNKSWAVRVYYKPFVRWIWAGSLIMSLGGAIAISDRRYRFRKPAKKTAEKQEA
- a CDS encoding DsbE family thiol:disulfide interchange protein, encoding MNKKILFIPLIAFMALAVIFATQLVRNQSGDDPTKLESVLIGKEVPEFRLEDLAEPGKLYDQAVFKGEPLLLNVWATWCPTCYAEHSYLNKLAAQGVKIIGLNYKDDRNKAVGWLNELGNPYLISLFDGNGMLGLDLGVYGAPETFLIDANGIVRYRHVGDVNPTNWASTLEPMYQELLEEAK